In Oncorhynchus kisutch isolate 150728-3 linkage group LG5, Okis_V2, whole genome shotgun sequence, a genomic segment contains:
- the LOC109891571 gene encoding transmembrane and coiled-coil domains protein 2-like, which produces MLGLPPSASHGASDASNISIDGAWAVAEVGAVARGAEESVVVEAQRTHTALEQLQQKILKITEQIRIEQEARDDNVAEYFKLAHNANRHQAFRIRQVFEKKNQKSAQTITHLHKKLEHYHKKLKELQQHGLGQQHKDVLVDMQQGLKDVGANIRAGISGFGGGVVEGVKGGVSELTHTAVVSKPTEFASLICNKFDSTDTIEDAVEGHSDDAPLSGSFTLASSPKYGSDDECSSDGSDDECSGAGGQEGMLGLGPARLDGHHRHSSWDAQLVDLQEIKASQAHMEDAIEDMKSQLQSDYSYMNQCLQEERYRYERLEEQLNDLTELHQKEMSNLKHELASMEEKVAYQSDEITRDSQEAVESCLTRITKLELQQQQQQVVQLEGVENANARAMLGKLINIILALMAVVLVFISTPANFITPLIKTQDRGAATILLALFLFVLWKHWDFLVLWLLPG; this is translated from the exons ATGTTGGGCCTGCCCCCCTCAGCCAGCCATGGCGCCTCTGACGCCTCTAACATCAGCATAGATGGGGCATGGGCTGTGGCAGAGGTGGGAGCTGTGGCCAGAGGGGCTGAAGAGTCAGTGGTTGTCGAGGCCCAACGGACACACACTGCTCTGGAGCAGCTGCAGCAGAAGATCTTGAAGATCACTGAGCAGATTCGCATAGAACAGGAGGCACGAGATGACAATGTGGCTGAGTACTTCAAGCTGGCCCACAATGCCAATAGGCATCAGGCTTTCCGTATCAGACAGGTGTTTGAAAAGAAGAACCAGAAGTCTGCACAGACCATTACCCACCTGCACAAGAAGCTAGAGCATTATCACAAGAAGTTGAAGGAGctacagcag CATGGTCTAGGCCAGCAGCATAAGGATGTGCTGGTGGACATGCAGCAGGGGCTGAAGGATGTAGGGGCCAACATACGAGCAGGCATCAGTGGCTTTGGTGGAGGTGTGGTGGAGGGGGTCAAAGGAGGGGTGTCAGAACTCACCCATACTGCTGTGGTATCTAAGCCAACAGAGTTTGCCAGCTTGATCTGCAACAAATTTGACAGCACAGACACCATAGAGGACGCTGTAGAGGGGCATTCAGACGACGCACCCCTGAGTGGCAGCTTCACCTTGGCCTCCAGCCCCAAGTACGGCAGTGATGACGAGTGCTCCAGTGACGGTAGTGATGACGAGTGCTCCGGGGCTGGGGGACAAGAGGGGATGTTAGGGCTGGGGCCAGCCAGGCTGGATGGGCACCACCGTCACAGCTCCTGGGACGCCCAGCTGGTAGACCTGCAGGAGATCAAGGCCAGCCAGGCCCACATGGAGGATGCCATCGAGGACATGAAGAGTCAACTGCAGAGTGACTACTCCTACATGAACCAGTGCCTgcaggaggagagatacaggtatGAGCGACTGGAAGAGCAGCTGAATGACCTGACAGAGCTGCACCAGAAGGAGATGTCCAACCTGAAACATGAGCTGGCCAGCATGGAGGAGAAAGTGGCCTACCAGTCTGATGAGATAACCCGAGACTCCCAG gaAGCGGTGGAGTCGTGCCTGACCCGCATCACTAAGTTGGagctccagcagcagcagcagcaggtggTGCAGTTGGAGGGCGTGGAGAACGCCAACGCCCGCGCCATGCTGGGCAAACTCATCAACATCATCCTGGCACTCATGGCCGTAGTGCTGGTGTTCATCTCCACCCCAGCCAATTTCATCACTCCGCTCATAAAGACCCAAGATCGGGGGGCCGCCACCATCCTACTGGCCCTTTTTCTGTTCGTCCTTTGGAAGCACTGGGACTTCCTAGTGCTCTGGCTACTGCCAGGCTGA